A section of the Salmo salar unplaced genomic scaffold, Ssal_v3.1, whole genome shotgun sequence genome encodes:
- the LOC106591898 gene encoding serine protease FAM111A isoform X1 has product MAATVKSEPLDSNGDSLSDQMATKMKITEPNDSMKGHLHYFSFKFPDKEDQNKITCNSPCSVLQALETSSKFCELKEMTEKQKMKTRQQEKTMQRQDLVIQTTKGKKPIATHFPCHLLENGQILTISTISNDSGEATTEPTQIYTGNKQYVIFYIESKGGKKTKTKQLLKNKKLEPFSPLCIYGICGETVETALTRDGRFHDNVFTKTCILVESDSDPASCVEMNVLVDCLDKQTFKMILEEKNPTQAATAPPQAGSNLQKEDETNSIQLPMFNTSTETSAAGEPPKKQLVTVPDSAEILKILRHQFADLVKQMKKRYKKKKYSGVLSHLSGEFGKSTQGFSEVYTVKKLMRLSDSVCMIDVEGVGQGTGFLLFDHYILTNAHLFINDGISYVDGNYQNILAKVTATFNKENPNGSDLKVIEVKSEIIDFQWGSDHYNRHVDFAVLELQDVDTSNGLLRRYSPDPKTGGVCLIGHPGGGVKRTDPTTIIERERRGEAFQREIGNNVRMDMLINTSIEENKVKYDMLMNPDNTEVTYDTCLFHGASGSPVFDESCQVIAMHTGGFPYEDEGVKSVIEYAIPLLTILEDFLIKMKDRNNVEILTKFTREALTCPHLHDLIYNFIRHLVNEWKPSFSAALTAVWDAVEENENHLRIKEHLRTWIISEKEVLEKIEIAGNEALKEFMLKNDLVKLPQ; this is encoded by the coding sequence AAGGGACATCTTCACTACTTTTCCTTCAAATTCCCTGATAAAGAAGACCAGAATAAAATCACCTGTAATAGCCCTTGCAGCGTGTTACAGGCTCTTGAAACAAGTTCCAAATTCTGTGAACTAAAGGAAATGACTGAGAAACAGAAGATGAAGACAAGACAACAAGAGAAGACAATGCAAAGACAAGACCTTGTTATACAAACAACGAAAGGAAAGAAACCAATAGCAACACACTTCCCTTGTCATCTGCTTGAGAATGGTCAAATACTCACCATATCAACCATTTCCAATGATAGTGGAGAGGCCACAACTGAACCCACACAGATTTATACAGGAAATAAGCAATACGTCATTTTTTACATTGAATCTAAAGGTGGTAAGAAAACCAAAACCAAGCAACTGCTCAAAAACAAAAAACTTGAACCTTTTAGCCCTCTTTGCATCTACGGCATCTGTGGAGAGACAGTGGAGACAGCACTAACAAGAGATGGACGCTTCCATGACAATGTGTTCACTAAAACTTGCATTCTCGTTGAATCAGACTCAGATCCAGCGAGTTGTGTTGAGATGAATGTACTAGTTGACTGTCTGGATAAACAAACCTTCAAAATGATCCTGGAAGAGAAAAACCCAACACAGGCTGCAACTGCCCCTCCACAAGCTGGTTCTAACCTTCAGAAAGAAGATGAGACTAACTCCATACAACTCCCCATGTTTAACACAAGCACTGAAACATCAGCTGCAGGggaaccccccaaaaaacagctAGTCACAGTGCCAGATTCTGCTGAGATTTTGAAGATTCTTCGCCACCAGTTTGCTGATTTGGTGAAACAGATGAAGAAGAGGTACAAAAAGAAGAAATATTCTGGGGTGCTAAGTCATTTAAGCGGGGAATTTGGAAAGAGCACCCAGGGGTTCTCTGAAGTCTACACAGTAAAGAAGCTGATGAGACTGAGTGACTCAGTCTGTATGATCGATGTCGAGGGGGTCGGGCAAGGCACTGGCTTCCTGCTGTTTGATCATTACATTCTGACAAATGCACATTTGTTTATTAACGATGGCATCTCGTATGTTGATGGAAATTACCAGAATATCTTAGCCAAAGTAACTGCCACATTCAACAAAGAAAATCCCAATGGGTCAGATCTGAAGGTGATAGAGGTGAAATCAGAGATCATTGACTTTCAATGGGGATCTGACCACTACAATCGACATGTGGACTTTGCTGTACTAGAGCTTCAGGACGTTGATACCTCCAACGGTCTTCTCCGTAGATATAGCCCAGATCCAAAGACAGGTGGAGTCTGTCTCATTGGACACCCAGGTGGAGGAGTGAAAAGAACAGACCCCACCACCATtattgagagagaaagaagaggtgAGGCTTTCCAAAGAGAGATTGGGAATAATGTCAGAATGGATATGCTGATCAATACATCCATAGAAGAGAATAAAGTGAAGTATGACATGCTCATGAATCCAGACAACACTGAAGTGACCTATGACACCTGCCTCTTCCATGGAGCTTCTGGCTCCCCAGTCTTTGATGAATCCTGCCAGGTGATAGCCATGCACACTGGAGGGTTTCCCTACGAAGATGAAGGAGTGAAGAGTGTGATTGAGTATGCCATCCCTCTCCTCACCATACTGGAGGACTTTCTGATCAAGATGAAGGACAGAAACAATGTTGAAATACTGACCAAGTTCACCAGAGAAGCCTTGACATGCCCCCATTTGCATGATTTAATTTACAATTTTATCAGACACCTGGTAAATGAATGGAAGCCCTCATTCAGTGCAGCCTTGACAGCAGTCTGGGATGCAGTTGAGGAAAATGAGAACCATCTAAGAATTAAAGAACATCTTAGAACATGGATCATTTCAGAAAAGGAGGTACTGGAAAAGATTGAAATAGCAGGAAATGAAGCTTTGAAAGAGTTCATGTTGAAAAACGATCTTGTCAAGTTACCCCAGTGA
- the LOC106591898 gene encoding serine protease FAM111A isoform X3 yields MATKMKITEPNDSMKGHLHYFSFKFPDKEDQNKITCNSPCSVLQALETSSKFCELKEMTEKQKMKTRQQEKTMQRQDLVIQTTKGKKPIATHFPCHLLENGQILTISTISNDSGEATTEPTQIYTGNKQYVIFYIESKGGKKTKTKQLLKNKKLEPFSPLCIYGICGETVETALTRDGRFHDNVFTKTCILVESDSDPASCVEMNVLVDCLDKQTFKMILEEKNPTQAATAPPQAGSNLQKEDETNSIQLPMFNTSTETSAAGEPPKKQLVTVPDSAEILKILRHQFADLVKQMKKRYKKKKYSGVLSHLSGEFGKSTQGFSEVYTVKKLMRLSDSVCMIDVEGVGQGTGFLLFDHYILTNAHLFINDGISYVDGNYQNILAKVTATFNKENPNGSDLKVIEVKSEIIDFQWGSDHYNRHVDFAVLELQDVDTSNGLLRRYSPDPKTGGVCLIGHPGGGVKRTDPTTIIERERRGEAFQREIGNNVRMDMLINTSIEENKVKYDMLMNPDNTEVTYDTCLFHGASGSPVFDESCQVIAMHTGGFPYEDEGVKSVIEYAIPLLTILEDFLIKMKDRNNVEILTKFTREALTCPHLHDLIYNFIRHLVNEWKPSFSAALTAVWDAVEENENHLRIKEHLRTWIISEKEVLEKIEIAGNEALKEFMLKNDLVKLPQ; encoded by the coding sequence AAGGGACATCTTCACTACTTTTCCTTCAAATTCCCTGATAAAGAAGACCAGAATAAAATCACCTGTAATAGCCCTTGCAGCGTGTTACAGGCTCTTGAAACAAGTTCCAAATTCTGTGAACTAAAGGAAATGACTGAGAAACAGAAGATGAAGACAAGACAACAAGAGAAGACAATGCAAAGACAAGACCTTGTTATACAAACAACGAAAGGAAAGAAACCAATAGCAACACACTTCCCTTGTCATCTGCTTGAGAATGGTCAAATACTCACCATATCAACCATTTCCAATGATAGTGGAGAGGCCACAACTGAACCCACACAGATTTATACAGGAAATAAGCAATACGTCATTTTTTACATTGAATCTAAAGGTGGTAAGAAAACCAAAACCAAGCAACTGCTCAAAAACAAAAAACTTGAACCTTTTAGCCCTCTTTGCATCTACGGCATCTGTGGAGAGACAGTGGAGACAGCACTAACAAGAGATGGACGCTTCCATGACAATGTGTTCACTAAAACTTGCATTCTCGTTGAATCAGACTCAGATCCAGCGAGTTGTGTTGAGATGAATGTACTAGTTGACTGTCTGGATAAACAAACCTTCAAAATGATCCTGGAAGAGAAAAACCCAACACAGGCTGCAACTGCCCCTCCACAAGCTGGTTCTAACCTTCAGAAAGAAGATGAGACTAACTCCATACAACTCCCCATGTTTAACACAAGCACTGAAACATCAGCTGCAGGggaaccccccaaaaaacagctAGTCACAGTGCCAGATTCTGCTGAGATTTTGAAGATTCTTCGCCACCAGTTTGCTGATTTGGTGAAACAGATGAAGAAGAGGTACAAAAAGAAGAAATATTCTGGGGTGCTAAGTCATTTAAGCGGGGAATTTGGAAAGAGCACCCAGGGGTTCTCTGAAGTCTACACAGTAAAGAAGCTGATGAGACTGAGTGACTCAGTCTGTATGATCGATGTCGAGGGGGTCGGGCAAGGCACTGGCTTCCTGCTGTTTGATCATTACATTCTGACAAATGCACATTTGTTTATTAACGATGGCATCTCGTATGTTGATGGAAATTACCAGAATATCTTAGCCAAAGTAACTGCCACATTCAACAAAGAAAATCCCAATGGGTCAGATCTGAAGGTGATAGAGGTGAAATCAGAGATCATTGACTTTCAATGGGGATCTGACCACTACAATCGACATGTGGACTTTGCTGTACTAGAGCTTCAGGACGTTGATACCTCCAACGGTCTTCTCCGTAGATATAGCCCAGATCCAAAGACAGGTGGAGTCTGTCTCATTGGACACCCAGGTGGAGGAGTGAAAAGAACAGACCCCACCACCATtattgagagagaaagaagaggtgAGGCTTTCCAAAGAGAGATTGGGAATAATGTCAGAATGGATATGCTGATCAATACATCCATAGAAGAGAATAAAGTGAAGTATGACATGCTCATGAATCCAGACAACACTGAAGTGACCTATGACACCTGCCTCTTCCATGGAGCTTCTGGCTCCCCAGTCTTTGATGAATCCTGCCAGGTGATAGCCATGCACACTGGAGGGTTTCCCTACGAAGATGAAGGAGTGAAGAGTGTGATTGAGTATGCCATCCCTCTCCTCACCATACTGGAGGACTTTCTGATCAAGATGAAGGACAGAAACAATGTTGAAATACTGACCAAGTTCACCAGAGAAGCCTTGACATGCCCCCATTTGCATGATTTAATTTACAATTTTATCAGACACCTGGTAAATGAATGGAAGCCCTCATTCAGTGCAGCCTTGACAGCAGTCTGGGATGCAGTTGAGGAAAATGAGAACCATCTAAGAATTAAAGAACATCTTAGAACATGGATCATTTCAGAAAAGGAGGTACTGGAAAAGATTGAAATAGCAGGAAATGAAGCTTTGAAAGAGTTCATGTTGAAAAACGATCTTGTCAAGTTACCCCAGTGA
- the LOC106591898 gene encoding serine protease FAM111A isoform X2, which yields MAAMVKSEPLDGNGDSLSDQMATKMKITEPNDSMKGHLHYFSFKFPDKEDQNKITCNSPCSVLQALETSSKFCELKEMTEKQKMKTRQQEKTMQRQDLVIQTTKGKKPIATHFPCHLLENGQILTISTISNDSGEATTEPTQIYTGNKQYVIFYIESKGGKKTKTKQLLKNKKLEPFSPLCIYGICGETVETALTRDGRFHDNVFTKTCILVESDSDPASCVEMNVLVDCLDKQTFKMILEEKNPTQAATAPPQAGSNLQKEDETNSIQLPMFNTSTETSAAGEPPKKQLVTVPDSAEILKILRHQFADLVKQMKKRYKKKKYSGVLSHLSGEFGKSTQGFSEVYTVKKLMRLSDSVCMIDVEGVGQGTGFLLFDHYILTNAHLFINDGISYVDGNYQNILAKVTATFNKENPNGSDLKVIEVKSEIIDFQWGSDHYNRHVDFAVLELQDVDTSNGLLRRYSPDPKTGGVCLIGHPGGGVKRTDPTTIIERERRGEAFQREIGNNVRMDMLINTSIEENKVKYDMLMNPDNTEVTYDTCLFHGASGSPVFDESCQVIAMHTGGFPYEDEGVKSVIEYAIPLLTILEDFLIKMKDRNNVEILTKFTREALTCPHLHDLIYNFIRHLVNEWKPSFSAALTAVWDAVEENENHLRIKEHLRTWIISEKEVLEKIEIAGNEALKEFMLKNDLVKLPQ from the coding sequence AAGGGACATCTTCACTACTTTTCCTTCAAATTCCCTGATAAAGAAGACCAGAATAAAATCACCTGTAATAGCCCTTGCAGCGTGTTACAGGCTCTTGAAACAAGTTCCAAATTCTGTGAACTAAAGGAAATGACTGAGAAACAGAAGATGAAGACAAGACAACAAGAGAAGACAATGCAAAGACAAGACCTTGTTATACAAACAACGAAAGGAAAGAAACCAATAGCAACACACTTCCCTTGTCATCTGCTTGAGAATGGTCAAATACTCACCATATCAACCATTTCCAATGATAGTGGAGAGGCCACAACTGAACCCACACAGATTTATACAGGAAATAAGCAATACGTCATTTTTTACATTGAATCTAAAGGTGGTAAGAAAACCAAAACCAAGCAACTGCTCAAAAACAAAAAACTTGAACCTTTTAGCCCTCTTTGCATCTACGGCATCTGTGGAGAGACAGTGGAGACAGCACTAACAAGAGATGGACGCTTCCATGACAATGTGTTCACTAAAACTTGCATTCTCGTTGAATCAGACTCAGATCCAGCGAGTTGTGTTGAGATGAATGTACTAGTTGACTGTCTGGATAAACAAACCTTCAAAATGATCCTGGAAGAGAAAAACCCAACACAGGCTGCAACTGCCCCTCCACAAGCTGGTTCTAACCTTCAGAAAGAAGATGAGACTAACTCCATACAACTCCCCATGTTTAACACAAGCACTGAAACATCAGCTGCAGGggaaccccccaaaaaacagctAGTCACAGTGCCAGATTCTGCTGAGATTTTGAAGATTCTTCGCCACCAGTTTGCTGATTTGGTGAAACAGATGAAGAAGAGGTACAAAAAGAAGAAATATTCTGGGGTGCTAAGTCATTTAAGCGGGGAATTTGGAAAGAGCACCCAGGGGTTCTCTGAAGTCTACACAGTAAAGAAGCTGATGAGACTGAGTGACTCAGTCTGTATGATCGATGTCGAGGGGGTCGGGCAAGGCACTGGCTTCCTGCTGTTTGATCATTACATTCTGACAAATGCACATTTGTTTATTAACGATGGCATCTCGTATGTTGATGGAAATTACCAGAATATCTTAGCCAAAGTAACTGCCACATTCAACAAAGAAAATCCCAATGGGTCAGATCTGAAGGTGATAGAGGTGAAATCAGAGATCATTGACTTTCAATGGGGATCTGACCACTACAATCGACATGTGGACTTTGCTGTACTAGAGCTTCAGGACGTTGATACCTCCAACGGTCTTCTCCGTAGATATAGCCCAGATCCAAAGACAGGTGGAGTCTGTCTCATTGGACACCCAGGTGGAGGAGTGAAAAGAACAGACCCCACCACCATtattgagagagaaagaagaggtgAGGCTTTCCAAAGAGAGATTGGGAATAATGTCAGAATGGATATGCTGATCAATACATCCATAGAAGAGAATAAAGTGAAGTATGACATGCTCATGAATCCAGACAACACTGAAGTGACCTATGACACCTGCCTCTTCCATGGAGCTTCTGGCTCCCCAGTCTTTGATGAATCCTGCCAGGTGATAGCCATGCACACTGGAGGGTTTCCCTACGAAGATGAAGGAGTGAAGAGTGTGATTGAGTATGCCATCCCTCTCCTCACCATACTGGAGGACTTTCTGATCAAGATGAAGGACAGAAACAATGTTGAAATACTGACCAAGTTCACCAGAGAAGCCTTGACATGCCCCCATTTGCATGATTTAATTTACAATTTTATCAGACACCTGGTAAATGAATGGAAGCCCTCATTCAGTGCAGCCTTGACAGCAGTCTGGGATGCAGTTGAGGAAAATGAGAACCATCTAAGAATTAAAGAACATCTTAGAACATGGATCATTTCAGAAAAGGAGGTACTGGAAAAGATTGAAATAGCAGGAAATGAAGCTTTGAAAGAGTTCATGTTGAAAAACGATCTTGTCAAGTTACCCCAGTGA